One part of the Thermococcus litoralis DSM 5473 genome encodes these proteins:
- a CDS encoding cation diffusion facilitator family transporter yields the protein MAHHHHKGLKGRMLFSFVLNITITLAEVIGGILSGSLALLSDSLHNFSDSMSILASYLAIKIGERERNEKYTFGYKRAEILVAFVNSAVLVGVALFLLVEAYKRFKNPEPIDGPLMLGVALIGLLANLISVLLLHEHAHESMNVRSAYLHLLSDTLSSVAVVIGGIAIIKWNILWIDPLITVLISLYILREGYAILKESVEVLMEASPNLNFEEIKREIESIPGVKNAHHFHAWRVGEKEIHFECHVEVNDMPLSEAQKLIDDIAERLKSFGITHVTIQLEAGRCEDKNTICGEKGD from the coding sequence ATGGCGCACCATCACCACAAAGGACTCAAGGGCAGAATGCTGTTTTCTTTCGTCCTCAACATAACGATAACACTAGCTGAAGTCATCGGCGGTATTCTTTCTGGGAGTTTGGCTCTTTTAAGCGACTCCCTTCACAACTTCAGCGACTCAATGAGCATCCTCGCGAGCTATTTGGCCATAAAGATTGGCGAGCGCGAGAGGAACGAAAAGTATACCTTCGGCTACAAGCGGGCTGAGATTCTGGTGGCTTTCGTTAATTCCGCTGTCCTGGTTGGTGTTGCGCTCTTCCTCCTTGTCGAGGCTTACAAGCGCTTCAAGAACCCAGAGCCGATAGACGGCCCTCTGATGCTCGGGGTTGCTCTAATCGGCCTCCTCGCCAACCTTATCTCGGTTCTCCTGCTCCACGAGCACGCCCACGAGAGCATGAACGTCCGCTCCGCCTACCTGCATCTCCTGAGCGACACACTTTCATCGGTTGCGGTTGTAATAGGTGGAATAGCCATAATAAAGTGGAACATCCTCTGGATTGATCCGCTCATCACAGTCCTAATCTCGCTCTACATCCTCCGCGAGGGTTACGCAATACTAAAGGAGAGCGTGGAGGTACTCATGGAGGCTTCACCAAATCTAAATTTTGAGGAGATAAAACGAGAGATTGAGAGCATTCCAGGTGTTAAGAATGCACATCACTTCCACGCTTGGAGGGTAGGGGAAAAGGAAATCCACTTCGAGTGCCACGTCGAGGTTAATGATATGCCCCTCAGCGAGGCCCAGAAGCTCATAGATGATATTGCGGAGAGACTCAAAAGCTTTGGAATAACCCACGTAACGATTCAGCTCGAAGCAGGAAGATGTGAGGACAAGAACACAATCTGCGGTGAGAAAGGTGATTAG
- a CDS encoding ATP-binding protein, producing MADNWYPIIDYDKCTGCLTCANFCPHGVYDASEGKPKVVKPEECVEFCRGCQRICPAGAISYFGDS from the coding sequence ATGGCAGACAACTGGTACCCCATAATCGACTATGACAAGTGCACCGGTTGCTTAACTTGTGCAAACTTCTGCCCCCATGGGGTTTACGATGCCTCCGAGGGCAAGCCCAAAGTGGTAAAACCCGAGGAGTGCGTGGAGTTCTGCAGGGGCTGCCAGAGGATATGTCCAGCCGGGGCTATAAGCTACTTTGGAGACTCTTGA
- a CDS encoding OsmC family protein: protein MERLEYSAHLKWDGNVGSEAKVREFTFNIDTNTDGHNKGPNPTEYLLAAIGGCLTVNWGRLIKKMRLDVEGFEVEVRGWRGLDEPQLKEITYKITVFTNEDEKKIMRVKELAEKYGTVFNTIGAEKIRGEVEVVKPED from the coding sequence ATGGAGCGTCTTGAGTATTCTGCACATTTAAAGTGGGACGGCAACGTCGGGAGTGAAGCGAAGGTGAGGGAGTTTACCTTCAATATAGACACGAACACGGACGGCCACAACAAAGGCCCTAACCCGACGGAGTACCTCTTGGCTGCCATAGGCGGCTGTCTGACCGTCAACTGGGGCAGGCTGATCAAGAAGATGCGCCTCGACGTGGAGGGCTTTGAGGTCGAGGTCAGGGGCTGGCGCGGGCTTGACGAGCCCCAGCTGAAGGAGATAACTTACAAAATCACCGTCTTCACCAACGAGGACGAGAAAAAGATCATGCGCGTTAAGGAGTTAGCGGAGAAGTACGGGACGGTGTTCAACACCATCGGGGCGGAGAAGATAAGGGGAGAAGTGGAGGTAGTAAAGCCGGAGGACTAA
- a CDS encoding heterodisulfide reductase subunit A-like protein: MHMKGLILCVCQGTCPSFQKMNVFEILNHFRREKKVDFVALHPQLCATDGDNFWRALLKNGEDIEKLFVAGCDPVMQKKMFGWTFKELGFDDHKFIGIEIRNMTTEEAIKAIDEAMSVDTQEG, encoded by the coding sequence ATGCATATGAAGGGTCTTATACTCTGTGTTTGCCAGGGCACATGCCCATCCTTCCAGAAGATGAACGTGTTTGAGATTTTAAACCACTTCAGAAGGGAGAAGAAGGTTGACTTTGTCGCTCTGCACCCACAGCTCTGCGCTACGGATGGGGATAACTTCTGGAGGGCTTTGCTTAAGAATGGAGAGGACATAGAGAAGCTCTTTGTTGCTGGGTGCGATCCAGTTATGCAGAAGAAGATGTTTGGCTGGACGTTTAAGGAGCTCGGATTCGATGATCACAAGTTCATCGGAATAGAGATTAGAAACATGACCACAGAAGAGGCAATCAAAGCAATTGATGAAGCCATGAGCGTTGATACTCAGGAGGGATGA
- a CDS encoding arsenic resistance protein has translation MFGKLANNLKKNLLWYSLIAIAVGWALGLVFPGFAKAHKAGLSNLTTILVFLMIYPMMINLNLERIPKVLKEPKPVLLSLAYNFVLTPVVAFLLVKGFIHDPNLALGFLLVMLVPGSSMSIGYAGLAGGDLEVVTVALGVNFLLIPVMLPLWIKLLGSAYNVPVPLSLLLRTVFIVLILPMFLGDLTRRLLTRKLGKDRFLELKPLFGATTMTTMLLLVGLIFFMKAQLLLSKWTILVELAIVNTVYMIIMLALITWLDRVLGLSYKEHMGIAFLSVGKNNGTAIAIATLAFQPLVAIPAATLPIFQIIFLILYLKLADRVRCLFEACVFLDEKSKAEAL, from the coding sequence ATGTTTGGCAAGCTCGCAAACAACCTTAAGAAAAACCTGCTCTGGTACTCGCTCATAGCCATAGCCGTAGGCTGGGCCCTGGGGCTGGTCTTTCCGGGCTTTGCAAAGGCCCACAAAGCGGGATTGAGCAATCTCACTACAATACTCGTCTTCCTTATGATATACCCGATGATGATAAACCTCAACCTTGAGAGAATCCCCAAGGTTCTCAAGGAGCCGAAGCCCGTTCTTCTGAGCCTCGCCTACAACTTTGTCCTCACTCCGGTGGTGGCCTTTCTCCTCGTTAAAGGCTTCATCCACGATCCAAACCTGGCGCTCGGTTTTCTCCTGGTCATGCTCGTTCCGGGTTCATCCATGAGCATAGGTTATGCTGGTTTAGCAGGGGGAGACCTTGAGGTTGTCACGGTGGCGCTTGGCGTTAACTTCCTCCTAATCCCGGTAATGCTCCCCCTATGGATAAAGCTCCTCGGCAGCGCTTACAACGTCCCGGTTCCGCTCTCACTGCTCCTGAGAACGGTCTTCATAGTCCTCATCCTCCCAATGTTCCTCGGAGACCTCACGAGGAGGCTCCTCACGAGGAAGCTCGGCAAGGACAGGTTCCTTGAGCTGAAGCCGCTTTTTGGGGCAACAACAATGACCACCATGCTCCTCCTCGTGGGGCTGATATTCTTCATGAAGGCCCAGCTCCTGCTTAGCAAGTGGACAATCCTCGTTGAGCTTGCTATTGTGAACACGGTCTACATGATCATCATGCTTGCCCTAATAACGTGGCTGGACAGGGTTCTCGGCCTGAGCTACAAGGAGCATATGGGAATAGCTTTCCTCAGCGTCGGGAAGAACAACGGAACGGCCATAGCGATAGCGACGCTCGCTTTCCAGCCCCTTGTGGCAATTCCAGCGGCGACTCTCCCAATATTCCAGATAATTTTCCTTATCCTATACCTCAAGCTCGCGGATAGGGTAAGGTGCCTATTTGAGGCCTGCGTCTTTCTCGATGAGAAAAGCAAAGCGGAAGCCCTTTAG
- a CDS encoding NifB/NifX family molybdenum-iron cluster-binding protein — MIRVAVPTSKGGIEDRVHESLVRAETFTLVEIENGEIKNVEIVENPYQKEPYGAGSRAALFFVNLRVNVLLTPMDCPKGRAILDAGGIRIIKVEAGKRVEEVIKSLQSSL; from the coding sequence GTGATTAGGGTAGCAGTCCCAACTTCTAAGGGTGGGATTGAGGATAGGGTGCATGAAAGCCTCGTGAGAGCGGAGACTTTCACGCTGGTGGAAATAGAAAATGGGGAAATAAAAAACGTGGAAATCGTTGAGAACCCTTACCAAAAGGAGCCCTACGGTGCTGGTTCTAGGGCGGCCCTGTTTTTTGTCAACCTGAGAGTGAACGTACTGCTGACTCCTATGGACTGCCCAAAGGGAAGGGCGATACTTGATGCTGGTGGGATCAGGATAATCAAAGTAGAAGCTGGGAAAAGAGTGGAGGAAGTTATCAAGAGTCTCCAAAGTAGCTTATAG